In Natronoarchaeum mannanilyticum, the genomic window CTCACCGTTCTCAGTATTACTCATATTGAGTATTGCTTCTATTAGTATTACTTAACGCTGGCATCGAAGAACGTTCCGGCGTCGATACCCTCCGGCGCTTCTGACGTCGAGACTCGCCGGCACCGCCGAACGTACCGGGAATCGAAGAAAATCAGTTCGACGTCCTCGGTGCGCGCTCCTCAGGTTCCTTTCCCTCGACTGCGCTCCCGCCGTCTCCGTCGGGATGTTCGAGTTGAGCGTACAGGTCCGCCGGCGGGCCGACCCACGCTCCCTCGTCCAGCGCGTACTCGACGATGCGCCGGTACAGCTCCCCGTAGCCGGGGAAGTCGCGCTGGCTGAAGTATCGGGGGTGCCAGAGGATCGTCGCGACCGCCTCGCGCTCGCGGGCCTCGTCGAGCACTGCCCGACACTCCCGCCAGGCGCGTTCGAAGTGTTCGGTCGGATCCGGGAGGGCGACCTCCATGATCGTCAGCGGGAACACGACGAACTCGTCGTCGAACGGCCGCAGCGGTGCGTCGCCGTACTGGAACCCGTACGTGCTCGACGAGCCGAGACTGGCGTCGTACTTCAGCCCGACGTCGGCGTGGTGGCGCCACGTGTCTGGTTCGTCGAGATTGAGGTAGTGCTGACGCCCGCCGACGATCTCGCGGCCGAGGATCGACTCGATTTGCTCTTTTTCAACGGCCAGCCGCTCCGGGTCGTCGTAGGACTCGTAGGACCCGTGGAGCCCGACCTCCCACCCGCCCTCGTCGAGGTCGTGGATCACGTCGACGATGGCGGGATCCGACAGCTCGTACCGGCCGGCGTAGCGCTTCCAGCTGCCGGGATCGAACCAGTCGCGGACGGGTCGATCGCGAAACAGGTTCTGCTCGTCGAGGAAGTAGAACGCCGACCGGACGCCCAGCGAGTCCTCCAGCGCCATCACCTCCTCGAACTGCCAGTAGGAGTTCCGGCCCGGCAGCACCGACAGCAGGTGCGAGGGGTCGCGCTCGGCGACGGCGTAGTACCCCGACTGGTAGGTCTTGTACGGCCGGTCGACGTCGTGGGTGAGACAGAGCGCGAACGAGTGGTCGTCTAGCATCCGTCCGGGGGATCGCCCGCGGTATCACCGCCGTCGCCGATCCGCTCGGGATCGACGGGATCGGCGACGTCGGACCCGCCACCTCGTCGGTCACCGCTCGTTCGGGTCTGCTGCCCGACGCCGATCGTGTACTGGCGGTGCGGTGTCTCCGAGAGGTCGAGCGTCTGCTGTCCGTCGACGACCGCAAGCGAACGGTCGAACGCCGACCAGTCGATCCCCTCGAAGTCCTCGTGGGCGGTGACCAGCACGGCGGCGTCGGCGTCCTGCTCGTAGATCTCGTCGAGGGTGATCTGCCGCCCGGCGAACTCGTCGGCGTCGTCCAGCATCGGATCGACCGTCAGCACCTCGGCGCCCAGGTCTTCGAGGCGCTCGCTGATCGGAATCGCCGGGCTCGCGCGGGTCTCCTCGACGCCGGCGCGGTAGGTCATCCCGAGGACGATCACGGTCGCGTCGGCGACGTTCTTCCCGGCGCCCGCCAGTTCCTCGGCGAGCTTGCGCACCGTGAACGCGGGCATCTCGTCGTTGACCTCGCGGGCCGTCGAGAGCAGCCGGTTCCAAGAGTCCAATCCGTTGATCAGGAAGTAGGGGTAGTACGGGATGCAGTGGCCGCCGACGCCCGGCCCGGGGTCGTGGATGTCGCAGTACGGCTGGGTGTTGGCGACCTCGATCGCCTCGGTGACGTCGATCCCGAGTTCGTCGGCCATCCGGGCGAGCTCGTTCGCCAGCGCGATGTTAACGTCCCGGTAGACCCCCTCGAACACCTTGACGGCCTCGGCGGTCGTCGCGTCCGAGACGGGGATCGTCCCCCGGTCGTTGATCTCGTCGTACACCAGCCGGGCGGCGCGGATGCTCTCGGCGTCGACGCCGCCGACGACCTTGGGGTACGCCCCGCGGATGTCCTGGACGGCGCGGCCGCTGGCGGTCCGCTCGGGACAGAAGGCGACGCCGAACTCGCCCTCGTCGAGCCCGCTTTTCTCGCGCAGGCGCGGGGCGACGACGTCCGAGCAGGTTCGCGGCGGGACCGTCGACTCGACGACGACCAGATCGCCCGGTTCGAGGCCGGTCGCGACGTCGTCGATCACGGACTGGAGGATGGACAGGTCCGGCGCGTCGTCCTCGCTGAGCAGCGTGGGGACGATGACGACGTGGACCGTCGCCTCGGCGGCGGCCTCGGCGGGGTCGCTGACCGCGCGCAGGGCGCCGGACTCGACGGTCTCGGCGACGAGTTCGGGAAGTCCGGGCTCGCGCTTGACGTGACACTCGCCGGCGTTGACCGACGCGACGACGTCCTCGTCGACGTCGGCGCCGATCACGTTGCCGCAGGTCTCGGCGTAGACGGCCGCCAGCGGCAGGCCCATCTTTCCCAGGCCGTAGACCGCGACGGGGATCTCTCCCGAACGGAAGGCACGGCGGCGTTCCTCGATCGACGCGTCGGCATCTCTGCCGTTCGATTCGCCGGCATCGCGGTTAGTTGCCGGATCGGCGTCGTCGTACTCATCAGTCGATGCGGCGGCGTCGTACAGCGGGATGTCGGTAGTCGTTCGACTCATTCAGATCATGTTCTGGCCGTCGAGCGGTTCAGGAAGCGGTTCGTGGGTCGCCGGAGCGCCGACGGCGAGCGTCCCCGGCGGGACGTCCTCGGTCACGACGGCGCCGGCGGCGACGAACGAGCCCTCGCCGACCGTGACGCCGGGGAGCAACACCGCGTTGGCGCCGATCGAGGCGTGATCCTCCAGGGTCGGCCCGACGAGATCGACGTCCCGGCGGATCGGGTAGGGATCGTTCGTGCAGACCGCGTGCGGGCCGAGGAACACCTGGTCGCCGATCTCGGTGTACGGCGGGACGTACACGCCGGTCTGGAGGCTGACCTCGTCGCCGATCGTCGTCGTGCCGTCGACGACGGTGTTGGTCCCGACGACGACGTCGTCGCCGATGACGGTCTCCTCGCGGACCAGGGCGTTGTGGCCGGTCTGGAACCGGTCGCCGATCTTCACGTCCGAGTAGATGATCGTCCCCGATCGGATCGTCGCGTCGGCGCCGATCTCGGGCAGGTCGTCGTCGCCGGGCGTGCCGACCGTGGCGCCGCCCTGCACCTCGACGTCCGGGCCGAGCTCGGCGCTGGTCATCGTTCTCTCCCCATCGCTGCTGTGCTGTCGCGCTCTCGATGCGTGTAGACCATTCAGTTCCCAACGCCAGCAGACGGGCGTTGTCCGGCAATTACGTCGTGTTCTCTTTGTTATTCCTCGCTTGCGACAGGTAAGGCGGTTGTACGGTCGCCGCCGTCGGGCGACCGTCTGGTGACCGCTGCGTCGAGCGAGAACTGGTCGACGATACGCAGAAACAGAGAAAACGCGAAACTCGCCGCTCCAAAAACCGCTACCGACAGTCCCGCACGTCGCAGACCGCGCCTTCATCCGCGACGATGAAGGCGTCCGCGCGGAGCGCCTCCTCGTCGGACGGGAGGAACAGCAGCTGGTTCACGCCTCGGTTCTCCGCGGAGATGACGTCCAGCTCCAGGGGCTCGTAGCCGAGGTCTGCCTTGGGGTCCGGGTCCATCGGGAGTGCCTCCCACTCCTCGGGGGACACGTCAGATCACCACCTCTGGACGCGGGCGTCCCGCAGGGCCGCCGCGGAGCGAGTTCCGTCGATCGAGTCCCGCGCGGTTCATTCCTGATTCTCGAACTCGACGGCCGCGTCGCCGCAGACCTGCATGCTGGTGACTTTGCCGGAGTAGCGGTAGCCGTCGACGCCGTCGCGGACGATGCCCAGCACCTTCCCGTTGGAGACGTTCGAGGCGAGCGAATCCCAGGTCGACGCGTCGGCGGGCGTCGAGGTCAGCTCCTCGCTCTGGCGGACCTCGCCGGACACCTCAAACGAGTACGTGCTCGAGGAGTCCGAGACTGTTCCGTCGATCACGAGCGCGTTCGTGAGGCCGTCGTCGCCGCCGTCCTCCCCGGGCGGCGCCGTCTGAGCGATCAGCTCATCCTCGCTAACTTCCTCGCCGTCGAGCTCGATCCACATCCAGTCCGGGCTGTCGACCGTGACGTCGGTGACCTGTCCGTACACCTCGTAGGCGTCGCCGTAGCCGTTGCCGGTGGAGCCGTTGACGGTGTGGGGCCCGTCTTCGGCGTCGGCGTCGACCGTGAAGTTGCTCGTCGCGCGCACTTCGTTGCCGCTCGGGCTGGTGTAGGGTGAGACGCGCAGCGGCGTGACCGGGCCGTCGGCGGTGAACTCGTAGCTCGCCTCGCCGGCGTCGGCCGTCGAGATGAACGTCACCAGGTGGGGATCCATGTCCGGCAGATCGTCGCCGCCATCGCTGCCGGGACTGGATGCTCCGCCGCGCCCCTCGTAGTCGAGGATCGGGATGCGGGGAAGCTTCGAGGCCTGCTGGGCGTCGCTGCCGGTGACAGTGCCGGACGCGGGGACGCCGATGTCGAAGTTGCCGTCGCCGGTGAGGTGGACGTTCTCCGTGCGCCAGTCGGCGTCGTGGCTGCGGACCGCCTGGTTCGAGGAGTTCGTGTAGATCCGCGTGTTCCGGATCACGCCGCTACCGCCGTCGAACAGCGGCGACAGCTCGACGGGGTAGTAGCTGCCCCGGTCGTGGTAGATGTCGCAGTTCTCGACGAGGATGTTCTCGCCGCCCTGCCGGATGCGGAGGTTGCGCTGGTTCCAGACGCCGTCGTTCGGCGGCGAGTCGGCGTCGTGGACCATCGTCACCTCGCGGGCGACGCTGTCGTCGGTTCCCAGCCGGACGTTGCTGATGTTGTTGTTCTTGTAGAGGCCCCCTTCGACGATCACGCGGCCGCCCTCGGCGTCGTCGTAGCTCCCGCCGGGCGCGCTGGCGTACAGGCCGTTGTCCGAGAAGTCCTCGACGTAGCAGTCGACGAACTCGATCGTCCCGGCGTGTTCGGCGCCGACGTAGAGGCCGACACCGTCGGCGCCGTCGACGACGCCGTCGGGCAGCCACACCTTGTCGAGCACCATCCGCGCGTCCGATCCCGGCGCCTCGGCGCGGAGCTTGGCCTCCTCGCCGCCGGCCGCGCCGCGGATCGTGATGTTCTCCAGGCGCACCTCGCCGCTCTGGGCGCGCACGGCGTTGTACCGGTATTCGCCCTCGGGGTGGTGGAGCTGGACCGCGCCCGGCTCGCCGTCGCCGATCAGCGCGGCGTTCGAGTAACTCCCGCTGAGGCCGCCGCCGTTCCAGTCGTAGTCGCCCGGCGGAATGTGAACCTCGTTGCCGCTGGTGAAGTGCTCTTCGAGGTATCCGTCGATCGTGTCGCCGTCTTCGAGCCCCTCCTCGCCGAGGTCGACGGCGGCTGCGGCCGCCGTTCCGCCGAGTAAGCTCGCCGTACCGGCTGTCAGGCCCGCTGCACCGGCGAACTTGAGGTACGCTCGTCTGTCTACGGTGGGGCTACCGCGTTCGTCCGCGTCGTTTGGGTCTGCCATACTCCGGTAGGGCCACCCTACACAAATAGTAATTTTGACCAGATTGTGTCGCGGAACCAATGGTATCGAGCAGTTTACTCACAGATACGTGCAGTATATATTCTCTTACTTGCCCTCCGGTCGCGGTCGACGGTGCCACCGGAACGAGCGTGTCAGACGGCCGGACGCCGGTTTTCTTTCCGAAAACGGAACTCGACGCAGTGTACTCCTGAAACCGAGCGGACGACGTCGCGCGTGGGGACGACGTCGCTCGTGATTGTCCGACGGACGCGCGGTAATACTACCCTACCGGCGCTGACGACCGAGCCGCGTGATCTCACGACTCGTCGCCTCGCTGGGCCGGGAAAGCCGAGGGAACTGGCGACGGAAAGCTCCGATTACCGGTAAGGCGATCGTTACGTCCGGTGAACGATCCGCTCGTTCATCGACAAAATCGGCAGCCGTCGTGAAGGTTATCTATAACAAAGGCTACCCGAAGTTACCCCCCGGACATGCGAACACTGCTTATCGGCATCGACGCCGCCTGCTCGCGGGTGTTAGACCCGCTGTTCGAGGCAGGCGTGACACCGGCGCTGCAGGGGATCTTCGAGGACGGCGTCTCCGGAACGCTCGACTCGCAGATCCCGCCCTGGACGCCCAGCGCGTGGCCGTCGCTGTACACGGGGGTCAACCCGGGCAAACACGGCGTCTATAGCTTTCTCTCGTTCGACGGCTACGACTGGGACGTCGTCAACCGCAGCGACGTCACCGAGCACGCACTCTGGGAGCTACTCGATCATCAGGGATTCTCGAGCGTCGTGGTGAACGTTCCCGTCACGTACCCGCCGGACGACGTCGACGGGGCGGTTATACCCGGCTATATCGCCCCCGAGAATCCCGACTGCCATCCCGAGGGGGTTCTCGCGGACGTGCGCGAGAATCTCGGCGAGTACCGAATTTACGGGGAGCGATCGGTCGACGATCCGATCGACGAACAGCTCGCGGAGTACCGCGAACTGACGCGGATGCGCGGCCGGGCGTTCCGGTATCTCGCCGACCGGTTCGACCCCGACTTCGGCTTCGTCCAGTTCCAACAGACCGACACGGTGTTTCACGAACACCCCGACGAGTGGGACGTCGTCGAAGGCGTCTACGAGGCCGTCGACGAGGAAGTCGCCGCCATCCTCGACGCTCACGACCCGGACAACGTGCTGGTGGTCAGCGATCACGGGATCGGCGAGTACGAGGGCTACGAGTTTCGCGTCAACGAGTTCCTCGACGAGCGCGGGTTCGTCGAGCGGACCGCCGGCGACGGCGGGATGCCGTCGTGGTCCTCGATCGCGCGCAAGGAGCTTCGGGACGGTCGGGACGACGCCGATCCCGACCCGACGCCGCTCGAACGGTCGCTGTCGGTGGCGGCGGCGTTCGGTCTCACGAGCCAGCGACTGCAGGCGATCGTCGACCGGCTGGGGCTCACCGACTTCGTCCTCGACCACGTCTCGCCCGACGCGGTACGGGCCGCCTCCGAGCAGGTCGATTTCGAGCGCTCGACGGCGTACATGCGCTCGCGCATCGAACTCGGTGTCCGGATCAACTTGCAGGGCCGCGAACCGAACGGCGTCGTCCCGCCCGACGAGTACGACGCCGTCCGCGATCGGCTGATCTCCGCGCTACAGTCGGTCGAGACGCCCGACGGCGACCCGGTGTTCGACGCGGTCGTCCCCCGTGAGCGGCTGTTCGACGGCGACCGCATCGAGGACGCGCCCGACGTCGTGACGGTTCCGGCGGACTTCGACAACTACCTCTCGGCGTCGCTGCGCGGCGAGCAGTTCAGCGCGCCGAGCGAAGCCTGGAACCACAAGATCGGCGGGACCTTCGCCGCCGCTGGTGACGCCGTCGGCGACGCCAGCCCGGCGGCGGCCCACCTGTTCGACGTCGCTCCCACCGTGCTGGCGACGATGGGCGTCCCCGCCAGCGACCGGATGGACGGCGCGACCATGCCCTTCGTCGAGTCGAGCGGCACGACCGAGTACCCCGCGTACGATAGTGACGCCGACGTCGACACGGACGACGCGACCGTCGAACAGCAACTCACCAGCCTCGGCTACCTAGAATGAGCATCGAGATCGACGTGTTCGGCCGCGAGGATCGCGATCGGTGGAACCAGCTCGTCGAGCGCTCGCCCCACGGTACGCCGTTCCACCGGTACGAAGCGCTGGAGGTGCTGGCCGACCACTCCAAGGCCGACGTCCACCCGTTGGTCGGCTACAAAGGCCAGGAGCCGGTCGGGCTGTTCCCCGTCTTCGGGATGTACAAAGGGCCGGTCGCCGCGGCGTTCTCGCCGCCGCCGGACCTGAAGGTGAGCTACCTCGGCCCGGTGCTGGTCAACTTCGAGAAGCTCAAGCGCCGCAAGGCGGAACGTCGCCACTCCCGGTTCGTCGAGCGGTGTCTCGACCTGCTGGACTCGGAGCTCAACCCCAAGTTCACGCTCGTCCGGACGTCGCCGTGGTACGACGACCCGCGGCCGTTCTCCTGGAACGACTTCGACGTCGAGTTGGCCCACACCTACGTCGTCGACCTCTCGCCGGGTCGGGACGAACTGCTCTCGCGGTTCAGCAGCGACGCCCGGCGCAACGTCACCAACGAGCCCGACGCCGACGTCGAAATCCGCGAGGGCGGCGCCACCGCCGTCCGGCAGATCATCAACCAGGTCAAGGCGCGCCACGACGAGCAGGACGAGTCCTACCTCCTCACGCCCGAGACGGTGAGCGCGCTGCACCGCGAACTTCCCGACGGCGTCGTCCGGCCGTACGTCTGCACCGTCGACGGCGAGTTCGCCGGCGGCGTCGTCGCGCTCGACGACGCCGACGCCGTCTACCGCTGGCAGGGCGGCGCCAAGACGGATTCGAACGTCTCGATCAACGACCGCCTCGACTGGCGGATCATGACGGACGCCATCGAGCGCGGCCGCGAGGAGTACGATCTCGTCGGCGCGAACAACCAGCGCCTCTGTGGCTACAAGGCTAAGTTCGCGCCCGACCTCCGGACCTACTACAGCATCCAGGACGGCACTCG contains:
- a CDS encoding polysaccharide deacetylase family protein; the protein is MLDDHSFALCLTHDVDRPYKTYQSGYYAVAERDPSHLLSVLPGRNSYWQFEEVMALEDSLGVRSAFYFLDEQNLFRDRPVRDWFDPGSWKRYAGRYELSDPAIVDVIHDLDEGGWEVGLHGSYESYDDPERLAVEKEQIESILGREIVGGRQHYLNLDEPDTWRHHADVGLKYDASLGSSSTYGFQYGDAPLRPFDDEFVVFPLTIMEVALPDPTEHFERAWRECRAVLDEAREREAVATILWHPRYFSQRDFPGYGELYRRIVEYALDEGAWVGPPADLYAQLEHPDGDGGSAVEGKEPEERAPRTSN
- a CDS encoding nucleotide sugar dehydrogenase encodes the protein MSRTTTDIPLYDAAASTDEYDDADPATNRDAGESNGRDADASIEERRRAFRSGEIPVAVYGLGKMGLPLAAVYAETCGNVIGADVDEDVVASVNAGECHVKREPGLPELVAETVESGALRAVSDPAEAAAEATVHVVIVPTLLSEDDAPDLSILQSVIDDVATGLEPGDLVVVESTVPPRTCSDVVAPRLREKSGLDEGEFGVAFCPERTASGRAVQDIRGAYPKVVGGVDAESIRAARLVYDEINDRGTIPVSDATTAEAVKVFEGVYRDVNIALANELARMADELGIDVTEAIEVANTQPYCDIHDPGPGVGGHCIPYYPYFLINGLDSWNRLLSTAREVNDEMPAFTVRKLAEELAGAGKNVADATVIVLGMTYRAGVEETRASPAIPISERLEDLGAEVLTVDPMLDDADEFAGRQITLDEIYEQDADAAVLVTAHEDFEGIDWSAFDRSLAVVDGQQTLDLSETPHRQYTIGVGQQTRTSGDRRGGGSDVADPVDPERIGDGGDTAGDPPDGC
- a CDS encoding acyltransferase codes for the protein MTSAELGPDVEVQGGATVGTPGDDDLPEIGADATIRSGTIIYSDVKIGDRFQTGHNALVREETVIGDDVVVGTNTVVDGTTTIGDEVSLQTGVYVPPYTEIGDQVFLGPHAVCTNDPYPIRRDVDLVGPTLEDHASIGANAVLLPGVTVGEGSFVAAGAVVTEDVPPGTLAVGAPATHEPLPEPLDGQNMI
- a CDS encoding alkaline phosphatase family protein; the protein is MRTLLIGIDAACSRVLDPLFEAGVTPALQGIFEDGVSGTLDSQIPPWTPSAWPSLYTGVNPGKHGVYSFLSFDGYDWDVVNRSDVTEHALWELLDHQGFSSVVVNVPVTYPPDDVDGAVIPGYIAPENPDCHPEGVLADVRENLGEYRIYGERSVDDPIDEQLAEYRELTRMRGRAFRYLADRFDPDFGFVQFQQTDTVFHEHPDEWDVVEGVYEAVDEEVAAILDAHDPDNVLVVSDHGIGEYEGYEFRVNEFLDERGFVERTAGDGGMPSWSSIARKELRDGRDDADPDPTPLERSLSVAAAFGLTSQRLQAIVDRLGLTDFVLDHVSPDAVRAASEQVDFERSTAYMRSRIELGVRINLQGREPNGVVPPDEYDAVRDRLISALQSVETPDGDPVFDAVVPRERLFDGDRIEDAPDVVTVPADFDNYLSASLRGEQFSAPSEAWNHKIGGTFAAAGDAVGDASPAAAHLFDVAPTVLATMGVPASDRMDGATMPFVESSGTTEYPAYDSDADVDTDDATVEQQLTSLGYLE
- a CDS encoding GNAT family N-acetyltransferase, producing the protein MSIEIDVFGREDRDRWNQLVERSPHGTPFHRYEALEVLADHSKADVHPLVGYKGQEPVGLFPVFGMYKGPVAAAFSPPPDLKVSYLGPVLVNFEKLKRRKAERRHSRFVERCLDLLDSELNPKFTLVRTSPWYDDPRPFSWNDFDVELAHTYVVDLSPGRDELLSRFSSDARRNVTNEPDADVEIREGGATAVRQIINQVKARHDEQDESYLLTPETVSALHRELPDGVVRPYVCTVDGEFAGGVVALDDADAVYRWQGGAKTDSNVSINDRLDWRIMTDAIERGREEYDLVGANNQRLCGYKAKFAPDLRTYYSIQDGTRSMNLVSGLYKQFR